The Bacteroidia bacterium genome segment AACCCATGCAGTGGCCGGGGCTAAGTCAGAAAGAGCAGCGATAGATTTTCTTGCCCGATTCATGGCATAGTGCTCTAGCGCATGACCGAGACTAAACAAGAACAGGAGCAAGGCAGCCTCTTGCCATTTTCCCAAAGAAGCAGCTCCTGCTGCTGCAACCAGCATAAGAAAATCAATCTCAAATTTTCCTTTGCGAATGGTTTCTATGGCTTCGAGCAATGTAAAATAACCGCCTAATATAAGGGCGATCACGTACAGTGAAATCGTAAGCCACTCTGGAATATTTTCTAGAAAAGACAGTAGTACTCCCGAAAGCCAAAACACCCCACTGCCAATGGCAAAATAGAGTTCTGTATTTTCTCCCAAAAACTCACTGTGTCCGTGTTCGTGATCATGTTTTTCTCCATCTTTATGCTCATGCTCCTTAGCGGTTGCCTGAACGATTTTAAGGCCCGTCTTTTTGATGACTATTTCAACTTCCTTCTGGGTAATATGCTGAGTGTCCCATTCTAGCTGGACTACTCCGCTAGCTGAAACGGATGCTTCAACAATCCCCTCTACTCTCACCAACGACTGCTCTATGCTCCTGGCATGTCTTTGATGGCGGATGCCTTTTACATCCATGAGAAGATGGCGATAACGATCGGTGAGACTTGCTCCGTTTTGCTGGGCAAGTGTTTTTACCTTGTTCAAGGAAATGATTTGAGGGTCATAATGAATGCAAAGCTGAGCAGGTTCACCTTCTTTTATGTGGGCATCTTCTATGCCATTTTGGGGTTTTAGTGCGAGAATTAACCGCTCAACACATCGGTCCTTTTCGTCTGGTATTTCTGGCAACAGAACGGGTATTTCAAGTTGTAATTTTTTCATGAGGATTAACTGTAATGTTAAAAAACAAGGAAGGAGGGCCATTCGCAATCAAATGGCCTCCTTTTGGGTTAATGATCCTCCTCTGCCTCGCCTTTATTCATTTCTGCCATCAGATAATAAGCTCCTGAGAGGACAACTTTGACATCAGGAGGAAGGGACTCTATCGAATATACCTCTGTAAAGCCGTTTTCCGTTACCCCGGTCCGTACCAACACTTTGCGAAATTGACTCTCATTATGGTCTTCTGACTCTTCGAGAGATACATCTTCGGGTAACTCGACAAAGATATAGGACTGTCCTTCCTCGCTGACGATGGCTGATTCAGGAAGTGCGGGGACCGTAAGGGCATCCAACCAGATTTGCGCTTCTGCATATAAGCCCCCGATAAATTCAGAGTGTTCCTCTGTCAGATGGCCATGAATATTGACCGTGCGGTTATCTTGATCAAATTCTTTCCCAATCAAATGCACATCGCCTTCATAGGTTTTGTTTCCCTGAGTAGGTAGTCGGAAGGTGATTCTTTGCCCTTTTTTGATCCGAAACAAATCTTTTTCAAATACCTTGAGTTCTAAATGCATGTGCCGATTATCAACCATCTCATACATGGTGTTTTCTGGTTCAACTAAGGCTCCAAGGCGAATATTTACCTTAGTGATATAACCAGAAAAGGGTGCCCGAATGGCAATCCTCCGCTGTATGGTACCTGTCTCCAGGTTTTGGGTTGAAATCCCAATATAGTTGAGGCGTTCTTTTAGGCCCGTTTGCTTCGCAGTCATCGCATTGAATTCTGCCTCTGTTTCCTGCAATTTTTTCTTGGCACTAACATGAGCAGCCGCCAAGGTTCGCTGCCGCTCTAGTTCCAGGGCCAGGAATGTCAAACGACTCTTCACTTCCAAATATTCTTGTTGGAGTTGTAGGTAATCAGGATGCGATAGTTCGGCTAAAACAGTTCCCTTTTTGATGTAATCACCTTCGAGAAAGCGTGTCTTTTCGACAAAGCCTTTGTGGGGAGGATTGATAGCTGCCTGATTGGAAGGGGGTAAATCCAGCATCCCATTAGCTTTAACATACCCAGCCAGTTTCATTTCCTGGAAGCTACCTGTTTTAAGTCCTGTCGCTTCAATCTGCTGGCTGGTAAAGATAGCGATCCCTTCAGGACCAGCCTCTTCTTCGTGTTCATCTTCAGTCAATGTCGCCTCAGTAGAAGCCGTTTTTGAATCACAGCTACTGAAGAGCAAAATGCTTATTACAGCAGCTATGAGGAATATATAATATGAAATTCTTTGCATGATTTTGTTACTCAAAATGGATTAGATACCTAAGAGATAAGATAGGCCAATAACGGCCTGATTGGTTTTTCGTATGCTTTCCAAATAGGAAATCCTGAGCGCAAAGGCTTGATCGAGGTTCTGGATATAGGCCACATAATCAATCTCGCCAGCCCGGTAAGCCAGAGTTCCACTTTGGACTAGATCCTCTGCCAGCTTAAGGCCTTCTGTTTCATAGAAGGTAAGTTGTTGCCTGGCGGTTTGATATTGCCGATGTAGCTGATCCCAGGCTGAACTAAGTCTTAATCGGGTATCTTCAGCCTGACTAGCAATCACTTTCCGCTCGATGGCATGCGCTTGACTTTCAGCCTTCTTTGCCCGCAACCACAAGGGAACCGATATGCCTACCTGCCATCCTTGAAAACCACTAGCTCCATCAATTTGCTGGCGAAAGTATCCAGCTGAGAATTGGGGCAAAAGCTGCGCTTGAGCGACCTTCTGTGATTTTTCGGCTACCATAATTTGCTGCTCAACAAAAATCAGATCAGGGTTTCCCCCAATATTACTTGCAGCACCTCCCGGTAAAGGAAACGAAGAATAAACCGTATTAAGCGGAACCATGAGCGAATCAGTGGTACTGAGCCATTGCTGCAAAGTCCGGTGGCTCATGGCTATCTGACTGAGCACTTGCTGATAGTCCAGCTGAATTTGCTGGAATTTTGCTTTTGCCAATTGGCTTTCCACTTGATTGCTTTCCCCAGTCTGAAAACGGAGATCCGCAGCTTCCAGGAAATCTTGATAGTACACAAGCAGAGAATCATATTGATTTCGCTGTTCAAGCCAGAAATGCCAGGTTTGATAAGCCAAACGTACTTCTCTGCGGAGTTGGTTTTCACTGATGTCTTTGGCTCGTTCTGCTAAGTCTGTCTTCGCTTTTAACAGATCGCCATTGCGCTGATATACCTGTGGAAGCGAAAAACGTTGACTTAACTGCCATTGATTATCCAGGGCAGCAGTATTAAACTGTCCGCGACCATAAGAAAGTGATGTCGCTGGAAGATCAAAGGCACTTTTTTGAAGAGCTTGTTGTCTTTCCACTCCAAGAACCGCTGTTTGTATTGAAGGATGCTTGTCTAAAGCCAACTGCACTGCTTCTTCAGCGCTCAGGGGACGTTGTGCCATACTAGTTAGTGGAATACTTAGGCATAAAACAAATAATCCCTTCAAAATTATCCCGGAAGCAGAAGGCTGTGCTTTTGAGCGGTTCTCATCAAAAAAAATCCGATATAAAACAGGCAGCACTAGAAGCGTAAGCAAAGTGGCTGTTATCAAGCCTCCGATGACAACAGTTGCCAAGGGTTTTTGCACCTCTGCGCCTTCTGAAGTTGAAAGAGCCATCGGTAAAAATCCCAATGAGGCAACGGCAGCAGTCATGATGACAGGGCGCAGACGCACACGGGTTCCTTCCAGGATGCGTTCTCTGACGTCATTCACACCTTCTTTTTTAAGATCATTGAAATAGCCAATCAGGACAATCCCGTTAAGTACTGCGACGCCAAACAGGGCAATAAAACCAACCCCCGCCGAAATACTGAAAGGCATACCGCGTAGGGTAAGTGCCCAAATGCCTCCAATGGCTGAAAGCGGAATCGCGGTGAAAATAAGCAAAGCCTGCCCAAGAGAATGAAAGGTCAGATAGAGTAGAGTAAAGATAAGGAGCAAGGCCACTGGCACAGCAACGCTCAGCCTGGCTTTGGCTTCCTGCAGGTTTTCAAACTGACCGCCATAGGTAATATAATAGCCAGGTGGAAGATCAACCTTCTCCTGAAGGGTTTGTTCAATTTCACCAACCAGACTTTCTACGTCCCTTCCTCTGGCATTCACTCCCAGGACAATCCGACGTTTGGTGTCGTCCCGGCTGATCTGCATGGGCGCATTTTGGTATTCAATGCTTGCAATTTCATTAAGAGGAACACTGTTCCCATTGGGGAGAGTTAAGTACAGTTCACGCAGGTTTTGAATGTCTTGCCGGAAGGCCTTTTCCAGCCTTACAACCAGGTCAAAACGTTTTTCCCCTTCAAACACCACTCCTGCAACCTCGCCAGCAAAAGCAGTTCGCACCAAGGTATTCAAATCCTCAATATTTAATCCATATTGAGCGATTTTATCTCGATCGTACTGTACCTGCATTTGGGGAAGGCCAACGATTTGTTCTAATTTGGTATCACCCACTCCGTCTATGACTTGAATGGCTGCATTGGCCTCCTGTCCTTTTTGATACAAGAGCTGCAGATCTTCCCCGTAAATCTTGATCGCAATGTCAGAGCGTACTCCCGTCATGAGTTCGTTGAATCGAAGTTCAATGGGCTGGGAAAACTCAAAATTGACTCCGGGAATTACTGCCATAGCCTCCTTCATTTTTTCGACCAGTTCTTCCTGGCTCCCTGTGGTTGTCCATTCGTCCTTGTCTTTCAAGACGATAATCAAATCACCAGCTTCGATAGGCATCGGGTCTGTGGGAATTTCTGCTGCGCCAATCCGGGTAACGATTTCTTCTACCTCTGGAAACTTCATCAAAATTCCTTCCAGGCGGTTCATCGTTTCGATAGTCTGACTAAGTGAACTTCCGGTTTTGATGGTGGCATTGATGGCCAGATCGCCTTCCTCCAGGCGAGGAATAAATTCTCCCCCCATATTCGAGAACCGCCAAAGGCTGAGGCCAAATAGTATAATTGCTACCCCAATGACTAGCGAGCGGAATCGAAGAGAAAACCGAATGGCGGGATCATATATTCGTTGGAGTACCTCTATAATACGATCAGCAATGGTGCGCTTTACTTCTATTTTTTTGGATAAAGCTAGCGCAGACATCATCGGAACATAGGTCAGGGAAAGAATAAAGGCTCCCAAAATGGCAAAGCTTACCGTTTGGGCCATGGGAGCAAACATCTTTCCTTCGATCCCTACCAGGGCCAGGATAGGGAGATAGACAATCAAAATGATGATTTCCCCAAAAGCCGCAGAGTTTCGGATTTTGATAGCAGAGGTTCTGACTGATTTGTCCATTTCTGCCTGCGTCAGCACCTGGTTTTTATGCTGGGTATAAAGCCTATGTACAATACTTTCTACAATGATGACCGCTCCATCTACAATGAGACCAAAATCAATGGCCCCCAGGCTCATGAGGTTAGCTGAAACGCCAAAAACATTCATCATAGCAATGGCAAAGAGCATGGCCAGGGGAATGACAGAAGCTACCACCAAACCGGCGCGGAGATTACCCAACAGTAGAACCAGGATAAATACGACGATCAGTCCACCCTCGATCAGATTAGTACTTACTGTTTTGATAGTTTTGTTAACCAGTTTACTTCGGTCAATAAAGGGATCAATGGTAATGCCTTCAGGCAGGCTTTGCTGTATTTGCTCAATTCGGGCTTGTACCCGCTCGATTACTTCTGCTGAATTGGCTCCCTTGAGCATCATGACGATCCCACCGACAGTTTCCCCTTCGCCATTACTGGTCATGGCTCCATAGCGAGGGCTATGACCAAACTGGACTTTGGCGACATCTGAAATGCGAACCGGGATGTTTTCGACGGTTTTGACAGGAATTTTTTCAATGTCTTTGAGGGATCTGACCAGGCCCTCACCGCGAACGAAATAGGCATTGGGTCCTTTTTCGATATAGCTTCCTCCGGTGTTTTGATTGTTTTTCTCAACGGCCTGATATACTTCAGCCATAGTTACATTCATGGCCCGAAGCTGCTCGGGATTTACCGCAACTTCGTACTGTTTGAGAAAGCCTCCAAAACTGTTAACCTCGACGACTCCATCAACACCAGAGAGTTGTCGCCTGACAATCCAATCCTGGATACTTCTCAGTTCCATAGGAGAATACAGGCTGTCATAGCCAGGTTTAACATGTAGGGCGTATTGATAGATCTCTCCCAGGCCCGTTGAGATGGGCGACATTTCCGGGCTACCAAGTCCAGGAGGAATTTCTGCTTCTGCAACCTTTAATTGTTCAGAGACCAATTGACGGGGTAAATAGGTCCCCATGTCTTCTCTAAAGACCACCGTTACTACGGATAGGCCAAAGCGGGAGATAGATCGGATTTCGACCACCCCCGGCAAATTTTGCATGGCCAGTTCTACAGGATAGGTAATAAACTGTTCTACCTCCTGGGCGGCCAATGTAGGAGTCTGCGTGATGAGTTGTACCTGATTGTTGGTAATATCGGGGACCGCATCAATGGGCAATTGCCGCAATGAGTACAAACCCCAGCCAATCAGACCTAACACCAGCAGGCCTATGATGAACTTATTCCGAATGGAATAAGCAATAATGTTATCAATCATGCTTAGCTGATAATATGTAATGAATGAAATGAGCTTAGCCTTATGCTCATAAGGAGCAAGGCCAAATCAGGTCAGAGGGACCTACTAAATTCAGCTAAGCTTTATAGGAGGGCGAAGAAACGGAAGAATCACCTCGTTGGTTCTCAGGTTGGAATAAAACCCATGAGGAGGAGATTGGATTGATACAAGTGGAAATAAGGGCAAATCGCCAATAACGATATGGGTGTGGCAACAATGACACATACAATAGGGAGAACAGTGTCCTTCATCATGTTCACCTTCATCCTCAGCAGGAGAAGGATTTAATAGATCGTTTTCACTGATGCTTACCAGGTGAGAATCATCCTGTGCAACTGGCTCTATATCCAGGCAAGGATAAAATGCCATAAGCAGCATATAGAAACTCATTATGTAGGACAAGATTCTCATTTATTCACGCAAATGTACGGATTGTAGCGGATAATGTTGAAGAAATTACTTTAAAAACCTAAGGTTCAGGAATATGTTCTACAAATACATTGTCAGCAAACTTTTTGGAAACGGTCATAGTCCTCTTCGGTTTTTGATAGGCCATAAATATTATTAGATTTGTCTAAATTGTTTTTAAGTTTAGTTTAAATTTTTTTTTATTCCAATCTAATAAAAAGCTATGAGAATAATCATACCAGCCAAAGTATTTTTTCTGCTTTGGCTAGTGATCCTTTCCATCGCTTGTGAAAAGATCATTCCTGTTGCTCCTCCTGAAAATGAACTACTGGATGGCCCAATCGAAGGTTTAAGCCCCGCTGAACAGGCTCAATTCCTGGCAGGGGATATTGCCTTTAATGACGAAGTATTTACGGTTGAAACCGGACTAGGACCTTTGTTTGTTGCCACTTCATGTGGCAGTTGCCATATTGGGGATGGGAAAGGGCACCCTTTTACTACCCTAACAAGGTTTGGACAGATTTCACCCAATACAATGCCTGATGTATCCATTGGAGGTCCGCAGTTGCAACACCGGGCTATTCCTGGCTACGAACCAGAAACAGTGCCGGAAGGCTCACCTTTTATGAAATTTACCCCTCCGGCGGTTACAGGATTGGGCCTTCTCGCAGCACTGACTGACGAGCAAATCCTGGAACAAGCTGATCCCAATGACGCTAACGAGAATGGCATCTCGGGTGTGCCCAACTTTATAAGTCCTCCTGAATATTTTATTCCGAAGTGGTATCACCAGCCACAGGATGGAAAATACATTGGGCGATTTGGCAAAAAGGCAGCTGCAATAGATTTGCTTCAACAAACCGTTGGTGCCTATAATCAGGACATGGGAATCACTTCTACTTTTGAGCCACTGGATGTTGCATCTGGGTTGATTACTGATCCCGAAGTAACAGATGAGACGGTAAAAGACGTTGTGTTCTATCTTAGAACTCTGAAAGCTCCCTTGCCCAGGTTATCCGACGATCCACAGGTTATGAAAGGCAAATCCTTATTTACTGCAATCCAATGCAGTTCTTGCCATACTCCTGAATGGACAACACCCGAATCTGACATTGCTGCCTTATCCAATAAGACCTTTTATCCTTATACTGACCTGCTCCTTCACGATATGGGACCTCAGTTGGATGATGGAGTAACAGAAGGATCGGCTGAAACTTTTGAATGGAAAACTCCCGCTTTATGGGGCCTGGGCCTTTCTCCCGATTCTCAAGGAGGGGAATATTTCCTGATGCATGATGGAAGAGCCAGAAGCATCGAGGAAGCTATTTTGATGCATGGAGGGGAGGCGGCAGAAAGCAGTAATAAATACCAAACATTGAATCCGTCAGACAAGGAAGCTCTTATCCAGTTTTTAGAATCCCTGTAAACGAGGAAAATGAAAAGAAAAGAGTTTTTATCGACTTGTGGTTCAGTTTGCCTAGGCTTAACGGGCATTCCGATTCTTCTGCAAAGCTGTATAGGGACTAAATTCCTAGATGGAACGCTAACTGAATCTTACTTGGAAATCCCGCTGAGTGCTTTCGAAATCATAAAGAAAGAAGAAAAAAGATTTCGCAAGTATGTAGTGGTCCAGCATAGCAAACTTCAGTATCCTATTAGTGTATACAGGTTTTCATCATCTGAGTATCAGGCCTTATGGATGAGATGTACCCATCAGGGTACTGAGTTACGCGCTTATAACAATCGGCTCCAATGCCCTGCACATGGTAGTGAATTTACTCAAAGGGGTGAAGTGCAAGATGGCCCTGCAGATGCATCTCTGCGAACATTTCCTGTTATCATTGAAACTAACACCCTCAAAATACATCTGGCATGAAGAAGCTGATAGCTGGAAGCATATTCCTTTTCTTCTGTCTCTGTGGTTCCGCCCAGATTGATAGTTCGCTACTTATAAGGACACCGGTTGATACCTCCTTTCAAAAAAGCATGAATATGGATGCGGTTTACAATCGCCCTTTTCTGCAGGTGGGGAAAATGCCTGTTACAGTAGGAGGATATGTAGAAGCAGACTATCAATATATAGGCGAAGATGGTGTAACGGAAGGGCACAGTTTTCGAATCCCGCGCATGACACTTTTTGTTGCTTCTTCTATTCACCGAAAACTGAAATTTCTCTCTGAAATCGAATTGGAGGAAGGCGGTAAGGAAATTGCTATCGAGTTTGCGGCCTTAGATCTTGAATTACATCCTCTCCTCAATTTCAGGGGCGGGGTGATCATGAATCCTATTGGTGCCTTTAATCAAAATCATGATGGACCGAAATGGGAATTTGTGGATCGTCCTATCGCTATGACCCAAATGCTTCCTGCCACCTGGAGCAATGTAGGTTTTGGGCTGTATGGAAAGCAGTATCATAAGCAATGGGCTTTGGGGTATGAAGTGTACCTAAGCAATGGCTTTGATAATTCGATCATCAGCAATTCAGAAAACAAGACCTTTCTCCCTGCCTCTAAAGCCCATGCTGACCGTTTTGAGGAAAGCAGTAATGGCCAACCTTTGTTTACGGGTAAAGTGGCTGTTCGCCATCAGATGATCGGGGAGATCGGACTTTCTTATATGGGCGGGATTTATAACAAATTCGAAGAAGATGGATTAGTCCTGGATGAGAAAAGGCGAGTAGATGTGATTGCTGTTGACCTTAATACTACTATACCCCGAATATCAACCTACATAGTTGGAGAGTGGGCTTGGATCAAAATAAATGTTCCTGAGACCTATACACAGCAATTTGGAAACCGTCAACATGGCGGGTTTATTGATATTGTCCAACCCATCCTAAAGCGAAAAATCTTTGGCTTTAAGCGGGCTGTCATCAATGTAGCTTGCCGATTGGAGTATATCGATTGGAACGCAGGAAATTTCAAGGAAACAGGAGGCAATATTTCAGATGATCTTTGGGCAGTTGTGCCTGGCATCAGTTTCAGGCCTACTAGGCAAACTGTTTTTCGACTTAACTACCGATATATGCAGCAACAGGATATCCTTGGTAATCCGCCTGCTAAGATTGGTGGGATTCAATTTGGGGTTTCTTCATATTTTTAAACTGAAAGGCATTATCTGGTCCTTTTGCAAATAATTTGGTTTGTATCTTAGATGGCAAATGCGATGATATAAGAAATTTTCTCAAGGATTCTCAGAAAGTAGATGAGACCTATATAAAAGTAAAAGGAGTATGGAAATATCTTTACAGAGCCGTGGAAAAACGGGGAAGAACCATCGACTTTTATCTGTCTCACACTCGGAGTGCAAAAGCTCCAAAACGCTTTCTACAGAAAGCAATCAAAGAATTAAAGGATTGGCAACAGCCCTGTGTGATTAATCCGGATCAAAATCCTAGCTATGGAGCAGCAAAAAAAATGTTGAAAGAAGAAAATCGTCTGGCAGAATTTAGTGAGCACCGAAAGGCCAAATACCTAAATAATATTATTGAGGCTGACCATGGGAAACTAAAGCGGCTAATCAAACCCACTCTAGGATTCAAATCCATGAAAACAGCCTATGCTACAATCAAGGGATTTGAGACCATGCGTATGTTCAAAAAGGGGCAGTTTGATCTGTTTATGTATGGAGCGAAAAGCAAACTCATGGGTGAAATCCGCCTAGTCGACAGGCAGTTCGATTACTTCTAAAAAATGACCACCGGATAACAATCTTTTGCTTAATCTTGGTATTTGCAACAGAGCCCGAAAACGTACCCTTGCCTCTTTTTCATAGCGCAGATTCAAGAAAAAGTTCCAGATGCAGCTTGATTTTTGCCCCGCACATTTTTACGCTCTCCTAAACTTATGCGTGAATAAGATCTACATGTTCTGCATGTTCGACATGGGAGGACTTATTCATAAAGTAGAACCTTTGCCAATGCGAATGGGTAAACCTTTTTTCAAGTCCTCTGTTTTTGACAAATTCTTGGGAGGCTATATCTTCTAAACCAAAACAGAAATAGATTTGTGCGATTCCCAAGCTGTTACAATCTTTGATGATCTCCTGATAAAAAGCATCTAAGGTTTCCTGTGGCACCTTGTCTCCAAAGCCACAAAATCCGTAAGCAACATGACTATTTTCAGGGAATTGATGAGAATACTTCGCTCCAGGCAATTTAAGTTCATATTTACCATTCCTCACCCAGACCAGAAAAACAAGTTTTCCATTTTGTGTCAGAGAGTATAATTTATCTCCTCTCGAAAAGCGTGTTAATGACTTTTGGAATAAGGTTTTTCTGGAAACATAGTACAGCGGTTCATGGTAGTTAACCAAGTCCGAGAAGTCATTCCTTTTAATCGCATAGGACTCTCCCAGACCTAAGGCCTCGGGAATCCCTTGAGGTTTCATTACTTGAAAGACTCGATATTCATGCTTTCTTTGGATAAAGTTCAAACATAAATGAACCAATCCCTTTAACCCGCTTTTTGACAACCTTTTGAGATATGCCCTCAGTTCGGTTTTCCAAAACTTGACATCATAATCATTTACTCCAGCTTTGGCGAACAAACGAAAACCGTTTTCTTTTAACCCATGTTTCAAATCACCAAAAGCCTTGGCTCGCGCATTAAAGTAAAAGGTCATTTTTTTCACTTCCCGCATATGGTTTGCAAAGCGGCTTTTGTATCCGTCTTTTCCGGGAGTCAAGTCAATGAGTGTATATCCTTCTTCAGGCCCAGACTGCGCCAGCTCTATCAAGTGAAGTTTTCCCGGAGAATTTCGGCTTTCAGAAGGATCGTAGCTTGTATAACCCGCTAGACAAAGTTCTTTGCCGTCTACATAGCCATGGTTAAAAGCAATAGGTTTGTCATCTAACCACAGTACAGAGAAATGACTCATCTCTGGGAATTCCTGTAGAGCTATTAAAAAATCCGTTATATGAGGATCTGTTTCAAACAGTCTTTTTCCAAAGAGGGCTTCTTTTTTGAAATCACTTTGCCGGGAAAATTCCTTTAAAAGAAATTCCATCCTATCGGTTCCTGAAATGCGTTCGTATCGAAAATTCCCCCGTTCATTGTACTGACGGTAACATCGTTTTACGTTCGCCCGTTTCTTTATTTTTTTCAGCTTGGCAGGATTTTCCAAATTCCAAACAGGATCCGTAGCAATCTCTAAATGACAATAAATCCCATGTTTAGTCAAGGATTCTTTGTTAGTCCAGGAACTATTGGAGTCCGGAGCAACCCAACCCAATCGCCAATGTCCAAAAGAAAAATCTTTCTTTAAGGTTTTTAGGCAATGTATTCCAAATGATTCCTCATAATCTGCTTCAGCAATAAACCCATGGTACTCTGCAAGTTCATCACCTGCACAAACCACATAGTTCTTTTCTTTGTGTATAGCCAAAGGTAATAGACCCACCAATTCGTTGTCATCGTCCCAAGCTAAAAAAAGTAATGGGGTAAAAAATCCTGAGTAGCTTTTGTACCAAGTAGTTACAAAATCATAGCCTTGAAAAACTGAAAGCTTCGTTTGTATTTTTAATAATCTTTCCCAGTTGAGCTTAAGTGTTTCTTTCTCAATCTTATCAAAGACTTCTGCCCCTTGATAAGACTGAAAAGTAAATTCCTTGTTCATAAAGTTTATTAAGTCGGTCATTTCTATTATTACTCGCTATATAAGAAGCAATGGTCCAG includes the following:
- a CDS encoding GNAT family N-acetyltransferase; amino-acid sequence: MNKEFTFQSYQGAEVFDKIEKETLKLNWERLLKIQTKLSVFQGYDFVTTWYKSYSGFFTPLLFLAWDDDNELVGLLPLAIHKEKNYVVCAGDELAEYHGFIAEADYEESFGIHCLKTLKKDFSFGHWRLGWVAPDSNSSWTNKESLTKHGIYCHLEIATDPVWNLENPAKLKKIKKRANVKRCYRQYNERGNFRYERISGTDRMEFLLKEFSRQSDFKKEALFGKRLFETDPHITDFLIALQEFPEMSHFSVLWLDDKPIAFNHGYVDGKELCLAGYTSYDPSESRNSPGKLHLIELAQSGPEEGYTLIDLTPGKDGYKSRFANHMREVKKMTFYFNARAKAFGDLKHGLKENGFRLFAKAGVNDYDVKFWKTELRAYLKRLSKSGLKGLVHLCLNFIQRKHEYRVFQVMKPQGIPEALGLGESYAIKRNDFSDLVNYHEPLYYVSRKTLFQKSLTRFSRGDKLYSLTQNGKLVFLVWVRNGKYELKLPGAKYSHQFPENSHVAYGFCGFGDKVPQETLDAFYQEIIKDCNSLGIAQIYFCFGLEDIASQEFVKNRGLEKRFTHSHWQRFYFMNKSSHVEHAEHVDLIHA